A genome region from Streptomyces sp. NBC_01296 includes the following:
- a CDS encoding phage tail sheath family protein has protein sequence MPEYLTPGVHVEETSFRSRSIEGVPTSTFAMAGRTAYGPVPYILPGGPTVLPGPALVTSFTEYERAFGGLKIGEEDCQLALAARAFFANGGRRLYVSRVFPFVRTSAAEDAPPAVDANFASLAVPAQGTPLLYWRARWPGSAGARISVAVSFRRGKNILVAGGDGAPRLTGVQQGAAVEVVQLSGGAVPSLSDDTPPVPDKVRTVIRRADGVLGYLKGQGEFDPVAAGTAAFHLTLAVTVRLDDRVDVYNELELDDRHPRSVGRVLQAADPADEFSLVWLDTVKPAAGAPPATPGARLDALLSLRQPGGHLVHGGDGLELSAQDLGGKEANPDSLTDPARGLGALAEIDDIAIVALPDTVTLDPGAQKTAVDLLIGHCERLRYRMAIVDPPRDSSISEVRRFRAQFDTKYAALYYPWVRITDPGRRPDPGAPPPVLEVPPSGYVAGIYARSDVERGVHKAPANEVLLGINDFTANVTYDRQAVLNPEGINALRFFEGRARRVWGARTMSSDPEWKYVNVRRLFIYLEHSIEKSTQWAVFEPNNERLWASVRQTVEDFLISVWRTGALLGTRPEEAFFVRCDRTTMTQNDLDNGRLICLIGVAPTYPAEFVVFRIGQFTADAQRS, from the coding sequence ATGCCCGAGTACCTGACCCCCGGCGTCCACGTCGAGGAGACCAGCTTCCGCTCACGGTCCATCGAGGGTGTGCCGACCAGCACGTTCGCCATGGCGGGGCGCACCGCGTACGGACCCGTGCCCTACATCCTGCCGGGCGGTCCCACCGTGCTGCCGGGACCTGCACTGGTCACCAGCTTCACCGAGTACGAACGGGCCTTCGGCGGACTGAAGATCGGCGAGGAAGACTGCCAACTCGCCCTCGCGGCACGTGCCTTCTTCGCCAACGGCGGGCGCCGGCTCTATGTGTCCCGGGTCTTCCCGTTCGTCCGCACGAGTGCCGCCGAGGACGCGCCGCCCGCCGTCGACGCCAACTTCGCCTCCCTGGCAGTCCCCGCGCAGGGCACCCCGCTGCTGTACTGGCGGGCCCGCTGGCCGGGCTCGGCGGGCGCCAGGATCTCCGTCGCGGTGTCGTTCCGGCGCGGCAAGAACATCCTCGTCGCCGGCGGCGACGGAGCGCCCCGGCTCACCGGGGTGCAGCAGGGCGCCGCCGTGGAGGTCGTCCAGCTGAGCGGCGGGGCGGTGCCGTCCCTCTCCGACGACACTCCGCCGGTGCCCGACAAGGTCAGGACCGTCATCCGGCGCGCCGACGGAGTCCTCGGATATCTGAAGGGCCAGGGCGAGTTCGACCCCGTCGCGGCCGGAACCGCCGCCTTCCACCTGACGCTCGCCGTCACCGTGCGCCTGGACGACCGCGTCGACGTCTACAACGAGCTCGAGCTCGACGACCGGCACCCGCGCTCGGTGGGCCGCGTACTCCAGGCCGCCGACCCGGCCGACGAGTTCTCCCTCGTCTGGCTGGACACCGTGAAGCCCGCGGCCGGAGCGCCCCCGGCGACTCCCGGCGCCCGCCTCGACGCGCTCCTCTCCCTCCGGCAGCCCGGCGGCCACCTGGTCCACGGCGGCGACGGGCTCGAGCTGTCGGCGCAGGACCTGGGCGGCAAGGAGGCCAACCCCGACAGCCTCACCGACCCCGCGCGCGGGCTCGGCGCGCTCGCCGAGATCGACGACATCGCCATCGTCGCCCTCCCCGACACCGTCACCCTGGACCCCGGCGCCCAGAAGACCGCGGTGGACCTCCTCATCGGACACTGCGAGCGGCTGCGCTACCGGATGGCGATCGTCGACCCGCCCCGCGACAGCTCGATCTCCGAAGTGCGCCGGTTCCGCGCCCAGTTCGACACCAAGTACGCCGCCCTCTACTACCCGTGGGTCCGGATCACCGACCCGGGCCGCCGCCCCGACCCGGGCGCACCGCCGCCGGTCCTGGAGGTGCCGCCCTCCGGGTACGTCGCCGGCATCTACGCCCGCAGCGACGTCGAGCGCGGTGTGCACAAGGCCCCGGCCAACGAAGTCCTCCTCGGCATCAACGACTTCACCGCGAACGTGACCTACGACCGGCAGGCCGTCCTCAACCCGGAGGGCATCAACGCCCTGCGCTTCTTCGAGGGCCGGGCCCGGCGGGTGTGGGGCGCCCGGACGATGAGCTCGGACCCGGAGTGGAAGTACGTGAACGTGCGCAGGCTCTTCATCTACCTGGAGCACTCCATCGAGAAGTCCACCCAGTGGGCGGTGTTCGAGCCGAACAACGAGCGGCTGTGGGCCTCCGTCCGGCAGACCGTCGAGGACTTCCTGATCTCCGTCTGGCGGACCGGCGCCCTGCTCGGCACCAGGCCCGAGGAGGCCTTCTTCGTCCGCTGCGACCGCACCACCATGACCCAGAACGACCTCGACAACGGGCGGCTGATCTGCCTGATCGGCGTGGCACCCACCTACCCCGCCGAGTTCGTCGTG
- a CDS encoding DUF4255 domain-containing protein — MAGYRALAAVGRSVVALLNRRFAEEIPAGRRPEAVLAGPVDFDKVDTPGSVIRNPAVSVYCYRLSIDRETRPALAAMAAQDGLPRLPLRMHLMIAAWDQFVEAELEWLGLVARVLESEGLLTGPLLHPSGDWLAGDSVQIVPDELAMDSMSEAFQAMTTDYRLCLPYVARVIRIDGQAGPAAGEVTVVTASSSAGPLR; from the coding sequence ATGGCTGGATACCGGGCACTCGCCGCCGTGGGGCGCAGCGTCGTCGCGCTGCTCAACCGGCGCTTCGCCGAGGAGATCCCTGCGGGGCGCCGCCCGGAGGCCGTCCTCGCCGGGCCCGTCGACTTCGACAAGGTGGACACCCCGGGCTCCGTGATCCGCAACCCGGCGGTGTCCGTCTACTGCTACCGGCTGAGCATCGACCGCGAGACCCGGCCCGCGCTGGCGGCGATGGCGGCCCAGGACGGGCTGCCCCGGCTGCCGCTGCGGATGCACCTGATGATCGCCGCCTGGGACCAGTTCGTGGAGGCGGAGCTCGAATGGCTGGGGCTGGTCGCCCGCGTCCTGGAGAGCGAGGGCCTGCTCACCGGGCCCCTGCTGCACCCGAGCGGGGACTGGCTCGCCGGGGACTCGGTGCAGATCGTCCCCGACGAGCTGGCGATGGACTCGATGAGCGAGGCCTTCCAGGCGATGACCACCGACTACCGGCTCTGCCTGCCGTACGTGGCCCGGGTCATCCGGATCGACGGTCAGGCCGGGCCCGCCGCGGGCGAGGTCACCGTGGTCACCGCAAGCTCGTCGGCGGGGCCGCTCCGATGA
- the recQ gene encoding DNA helicase RecQ, whose product MSLVDAPTETPDALQVLHRVFGYDSFRGEQQQIIEHVAGGGDALVLMPTGGGKSLCYQIPALVRDGTGVVISPLIALMQDQVDALTALGVRAGFLNSTQDPYERQAVEQAFLAGELDLLYLAPERLRTEGTQRLLDRGTVSLFAIDEAHCVAQWGHDFRPDYLALSMLHERWPKVPRIALTATATEATHAEIAARLGLAEGDARHFVASFDRPNIQYRIAPKNNPTRQLLELIRTEHEGDAGVVYCLSRASVEKTAAFLVENGIDAVAYHAGMDSRTRAANQARFLREDGVVVVATIAFGMGIDKPDVRFVAHLDLPKSVEGYYQETGRAGRDGEPATAWLAYGLQDVVQQRKMIEGSEGDETHRRSLAAHLDAMLALCETVECRRVRLLAYFGQAAAGPCGNCDTCLTPAESWDGTVAAQKLLSTVWRLAKERRQKFGAGQIIDILQGKKTAKVIQFDHDGLSVFGVGADLSTAEWRGVVRQLLASGLLAVEGDYGTLVLTDASGEVLGGRRSVAMRKEAAPAPAARKSPGSGSGSGKAGKVPVDLPAAAVPVFEALRAWRAATAKEQGVPAYVVFHDATLREIATRLPATIEELGTISGVGEAKRAKYAEGILETLAETGGAPEPASAPSEAAPPEPAAPHADEEPPFDFDETDPPWDDWQ is encoded by the coding sequence ATGAGCCTTGTCGACGCGCCCACCGAGACCCCCGATGCCCTGCAGGTGCTGCACCGCGTCTTCGGATACGACTCCTTCCGCGGCGAGCAGCAGCAGATCATCGAGCACGTGGCCGGCGGCGGCGACGCGCTGGTGCTGATGCCGACCGGCGGCGGCAAATCGCTCTGCTATCAGATCCCGGCGCTGGTCAGAGACGGTACGGGCGTGGTGATCTCGCCGCTGATCGCGCTCATGCAGGACCAGGTGGACGCCCTGACCGCCCTCGGGGTGCGGGCCGGGTTCCTCAACTCGACCCAGGACCCGTACGAGCGCCAGGCCGTCGAGCAGGCCTTCCTCGCCGGCGAGCTGGACCTGCTGTACCTGGCCCCCGAGCGGCTGCGCACCGAGGGCACGCAGCGGCTGCTCGACCGGGGCACGGTTTCGCTGTTCGCGATCGACGAGGCGCACTGCGTCGCCCAGTGGGGCCACGACTTCCGGCCCGACTACCTCGCGCTGTCCATGCTGCACGAGCGCTGGCCGAAGGTGCCGCGGATCGCGCTGACCGCGACGGCGACCGAGGCCACGCACGCCGAGATCGCGGCCCGCCTGGGCCTGGCCGAGGGGGACGCCCGGCACTTCGTCGCCAGCTTCGACCGGCCGAACATCCAGTACCGGATCGCCCCCAAGAACAACCCGACGCGGCAGCTGCTGGAGCTGATCCGCACCGAGCACGAAGGCGACGCCGGGGTCGTCTACTGCCTGTCGCGGGCCTCCGTGGAGAAGACGGCCGCGTTCCTGGTGGAGAACGGCATCGACGCGGTCGCGTACCACGCGGGCATGGACTCCCGGACGCGCGCGGCGAACCAGGCGCGCTTCCTGCGGGAGGACGGGGTCGTGGTCGTGGCCACGATCGCGTTCGGCATGGGCATCGACAAGCCGGACGTGCGCTTCGTGGCGCACCTGGACCTACCCAAGTCGGTCGAGGGCTACTACCAGGAGACCGGCCGCGCCGGCCGCGACGGCGAGCCGGCCACGGCCTGGCTCGCGTACGGCCTCCAGGACGTGGTGCAGCAGCGCAAGATGATCGAGGGCTCCGAGGGCGACGAGACGCACCGCCGCTCCCTGGCCGCGCACCTCGACGCGATGCTCGCGCTGTGCGAGACGGTCGAGTGCCGCCGCGTGCGGCTGCTGGCGTACTTCGGGCAGGCGGCCGCCGGGCCGTGCGGCAACTGCGACACGTGCCTGACACCGGCCGAGTCCTGGGACGGCACGGTCGCGGCGCAGAAGCTGCTGTCCACGGTGTGGCGGCTGGCCAAGGAACGCCGGCAGAAGTTCGGCGCCGGCCAGATCATCGACATCCTCCAGGGCAAGAAGACGGCCAAGGTCATCCAGTTCGACCACGACGGCCTGTCGGTCTTCGGGGTCGGGGCGGACCTGAGCACCGCGGAATGGCGCGGGGTCGTACGCCAGCTGCTGGCCTCGGGGCTGCTGGCGGTCGAGGGCGACTACGGGACGCTGGTGCTGACCGACGCCAGCGGCGAGGTGCTGGGCGGCCGCCGCAGCGTTGCGATGCGCAAGGAGGCCGCGCCGGCCCCGGCGGCCCGCAAGTCCCCGGGTTCGGGATCCGGCTCCGGGAAGGCCGGGAAGGTCCCGGTCGACCTGCCGGCGGCGGCCGTGCCGGTCTTCGAGGCCCTGCGCGCCTGGCGGGCCGCGACCGCGAAGGAGCAGGGCGTTCCGGCGTACGTGGTCTTCCACGACGCGACGCTGCGGGAGATCGCGACCCGGCTGCCCGCCACGATCGAGGAGCTGGGCACGATCAGCGGCGTCGGCGAGGCGAAGCGCGCCAAGTACGCCGAGGGGATCCTCGAGACCCTGGCCGAGACCGGCGGCGCTCCCGAGCCCGCGTCCGCGCCCTCCGAGGCGGCACCGCCGGAGCCCGCGGCCCCGCATGCCGACGAGGAACCGCCCTTCGACTTCGACGAGACGGACCCGCCCTGGGACGACTGGCAGTAG
- a CDS encoding acyltransferase family protein, with amino-acid sequence MYDRPVLAEDRVPAPAQAPEAAPDSTRRRRTVWPRGGGAGQAAGEAKSARAPRIAVLDGLRLLAALSVVLFHYLAGTGTIPWQRTSVELFPTLHRVAGFGWLGVVFFFMISGFVICMSAWGKSLQQFWQGRILRLFPLYWAAVVLASAAARLGPHTPGEQRVTLGRMLTNLTMLQEPLGVNGIDNVYWTLWVELRFYLIFSLVVLLGTSHRRVANFCWLWALGSVLAPASGIKLLDQLLVPAWASFFIAGMAFYLIRRAGRIEGETLGILALSWLLMQHWLPAIMEGEGHGINWKVCLAAITVMYVVMGLIALGKLDRIQWRWLPVAGAISYPLYLVHQSLGVRVIWRWNEQWGAWPTLLGVVAGAVLIAWLLYRLVERPLVPLLRRLIAPAPR; translated from the coding sequence ATGTACGACAGGCCTGTCCTCGCCGAGGACCGTGTCCCGGCGCCCGCCCAGGCTCCAGAGGCAGCCCCCGACTCCACCCGGCGCCGCCGGACGGTGTGGCCGAGGGGCGGCGGGGCCGGGCAGGCCGCCGGTGAGGCGAAGTCCGCGCGGGCGCCGCGAATAGCCGTGCTGGACGGCCTGCGGCTGCTGGCGGCGCTGTCGGTGGTCCTGTTCCACTACCTGGCCGGCACCGGGACGATCCCCTGGCAGCGGACGTCGGTCGAACTGTTCCCCACGCTGCACCGGGTCGCCGGGTTCGGCTGGCTGGGCGTGGTCTTCTTCTTCATGATCAGCGGGTTCGTCATCTGCATGTCCGCCTGGGGCAAGTCGCTCCAGCAGTTCTGGCAGGGCCGGATCCTGCGGCTGTTCCCGCTCTACTGGGCGGCGGTCGTGCTGGCCTCGGCGGCCGCGCGCCTGGGCCCGCACACCCCGGGAGAGCAGAGGGTGACCCTCGGGCGGATGCTCACCAACCTGACGATGCTGCAGGAACCCCTCGGTGTGAACGGCATCGACAACGTCTACTGGACGCTCTGGGTCGAGCTGCGTTTCTACCTGATCTTCTCGCTGGTCGTCCTGCTGGGCACCAGCCACCGCCGGGTCGCGAACTTCTGCTGGCTCTGGGCGCTGGGCTCGGTCCTGGCGCCGGCGTCGGGCATCAAGTTGCTGGACCAGCTCCTGGTGCCCGCGTGGGCGTCCTTCTTCATCGCCGGGATGGCCTTCTACCTGATCCGCCGGGCGGGCCGGATCGAGGGGGAGACCCTGGGCATCCTGGCGCTGTCCTGGCTGCTGATGCAGCACTGGCTCCCGGCGATCATGGAGGGCGAGGGACACGGCATCAACTGGAAGGTCTGCCTCGCCGCGATCACCGTGATGTACGTGGTGATGGGCCTGATCGCCCTCGGCAAGCTCGACCGCATCCAGTGGCGCTGGCTGCCGGTCGCGGGCGCGATCTCCTACCCGCTCTACCTCGTGCACCAGTCGCTGGGCGTGCGGGTGATCTGGCGGTGGAATGAGCAGTGGGGCGCCTGGCCGACCCTGCTCGGAGTGGTCGCGGGCGCGGTGCTGATCGCCTGGCTGCTGTACCGCCTGGTCGAACGGCCCCTCGTCCCGCTGCTGCGCCGCCTGATCGCTCCGGCACCCCGGTAA
- a CDS encoding O-acetyl-ADP-ribose deacetylase, translating to MVRITLVQGDITAEHADAIVNAANSSLLGGGGVDGAIHRRGGPEILDACRALRASQYGKGLATGRAVATTAGRLPADWVIHTVGPVWSRDEDRSELLASCYRESLRVAAELGARTVAFPAISTGIFGWPMDDGARIALETAREAAAPPVEEVRFVLFDSSAYDAFARRLP from the coding sequence ATGGTGCGCATCACCCTCGTCCAGGGAGACATCACCGCCGAGCACGCGGACGCGATCGTCAACGCGGCGAACTCCTCGCTGCTCGGCGGCGGGGGAGTGGACGGGGCCATCCACCGGCGCGGCGGCCCCGAGATCCTGGACGCCTGCCGGGCGCTGCGCGCCTCCCAGTACGGCAAGGGCCTCGCGACGGGCCGGGCCGTGGCCACGACGGCGGGCCGGCTCCCGGCCGACTGGGTGATCCACACGGTGGGCCCGGTCTGGTCCCGGGACGAGGACCGCTCGGAGCTGCTGGCCTCCTGCTACCGCGAGTCCCTGCGGGTCGCGGCCGAGCTGGGCGCCCGTACGGTCGCCTTCCCGGCCATCTCCACCGGCATCTTCGGCTGGCCGATGGACGACGGCGCCCGGATCGCACTGGAAACGGCCCGCGAGGCCGCGGCCCCGCCCGTGGAGGAGGTCCGCTTCGTCCTCTTCGACTCGTCCGCCTACGACGCGTTCGCCCGCCGGCTTCCCTGA
- a CDS encoding phytoene desaturase family protein encodes MPSILDAVVVGAGPNGLTAAVELARRGFSVAVFEAAETVGGGARTEELTLPGFRHDPCSAVHPLGIGSPVFATMPLKRYGLEWLHAPLPMAHPFDDGTAAVLSRSVSETAASLGPRDAGTYRRLVQPFLGKWDTLARDFMSLPSTALPRDPVTLARFGLAGLPPSTWLLNRFQDERARALFAGLVAHVIAPLGGIATSAVGLVFALAAHAGGWPMPRGGSQSISDALAGYLRDLGGAVHTGFEVKRLDDLPPARAYIFDTSPTALARIARLGRVYDGYKYGAGVFKIDYALSGPVPWTAEAPRRAGTVQIGPRARDIDAALQLATGGRAPRNPFLITAQPSLVDPGRAPEGQHVFWAYGHVPAGWGGNLTDAVERQIERFAPGFRDLVLARATAGPPELAARNPNYVGGDIACGAASGIQLLLRPKLSLFPYTTAHPAVFLCSSATPPGPGVHGMSGHNAAKAVWRHLRKAS; translated from the coding sequence GTGCCGTCGATTCTCGATGCGGTCGTGGTGGGGGCGGGGCCCAACGGGCTGACGGCCGCCGTCGAGCTGGCCCGGCGCGGCTTCTCGGTGGCCGTGTTCGAGGCCGCTGAGACGGTCGGCGGTGGGGCCCGCACCGAGGAGCTCACCCTCCCGGGCTTCCGGCACGACCCCTGCTCGGCCGTACACCCGCTCGGCATCGGCTCGCCGGTGTTCGCCACCATGCCGCTGAAGCGGTACGGGCTGGAGTGGCTGCACGCCCCGCTGCCCATGGCGCACCCCTTCGACGACGGCACGGCGGCGGTGCTCTCCCGCTCCGTCTCCGAGACCGCCGCCTCCCTCGGGCCGCGCGACGCGGGCACGTACCGGCGGCTGGTGCAGCCGTTCCTCGGCAAGTGGGACACCCTCGCCCGGGACTTCATGTCCCTGCCGTCGACCGCCCTGCCCCGGGACCCCGTCACCCTGGCCCGCTTCGGGCTCGCCGGGCTGCCGCCCTCCACCTGGCTGCTGAACCGCTTCCAGGACGAGCGGGCGCGGGCGCTGTTCGCCGGGCTCGTCGCGCACGTCATCGCCCCGCTGGGCGGCATCGCCACGAGCGCCGTCGGCCTGGTCTTCGCCCTGGCCGCGCACGCGGGCGGCTGGCCGATGCCGCGCGGCGGCTCGCAGTCGATCTCGGACGCCCTCGCCGGCTACCTGCGCGACCTCGGCGGCGCGGTCCACACCGGCTTCGAGGTCAAGCGCCTCGACGACCTGCCGCCGGCCAGGGCGTACATCTTCGACACCTCGCCGACCGCGCTGGCCCGGATCGCCCGGCTGGGGCGCGTGTACGACGGCTACAAGTACGGCGCCGGCGTGTTCAAGATCGACTACGCCCTGTCCGGCCCCGTGCCCTGGACGGCCGAGGCGCCGCGCCGGGCCGGCACCGTCCAGATCGGCCCGCGCGCCCGCGACATCGACGCCGCCCTCCAGCTGGCCACCGGCGGGCGCGCTCCCCGCAACCCCTTCCTGATCACCGCCCAGCCCAGCCTGGTGGACCCCGGCCGGGCGCCCGAGGGCCAGCACGTGTTCTGGGCGTACGGGCACGTCCCCGCGGGCTGGGGCGGCAACCTCACCGACGCCGTCGAGCGCCAGATCGAGCGCTTCGCCCCCGGCTTCCGCGACCTGGTGCTGGCCCGCGCCACCGCCGGCCCGCCGGAGCTGGCCGCCCGCAACCCCAACTACGTCGGCGGCGACATCGCCTGCGGCGCCGCCTCCGGGATCCAGCTGCTGCTGCGGCCCAAGCTGTCCCTGTTCCCGTACACGACGGCCCACCCGGCCGTGTTCCTCTGCTCCTCGGCCACCCCGCCCGGCCCCGGCGTGCACGGCATGTCCGGGCACAACGCGGCCAAGGCGGTCTGGCGCCACCTGAGAAAGGCCTCCTGA
- a CDS encoding inositol monophosphatase family protein has protein sequence MIEEFLAQNLSAVEEAVRKAAAIEIMPRFRQLAEHEVDQKSGPHDLVTVADRKAEEHLTASLTHLLPGSAVVGEEAVHADPTVYGALRADAPVWIVDPVDGTRQFVAGDPAFCTLVALAHRGEILASWTFAPALDELATAVRGQGAYVNGERIHSGSPEPGAALRVAIAHPLYTSDEDKATLARLDVPGVAARPCGSAGLEYLKVARGEMDGLAFTWPSAWDHAAGLLLVAEAGGAQSTVAGVPFRVDRDNELPFAVGRDEATAVRIRDLLRGA, from the coding sequence ATGATCGAAGAGTTCCTGGCCCAGAACCTGTCCGCGGTGGAAGAAGCGGTCCGCAAGGCGGCGGCGATCGAGATCATGCCGAGATTCCGGCAGCTCGCCGAGCACGAGGTGGACCAGAAGAGCGGCCCGCACGACCTGGTGACCGTCGCCGACCGCAAGGCCGAGGAGCACCTCACGGCCTCGCTGACGCACCTGCTGCCCGGCTCCGCCGTGGTCGGCGAGGAGGCCGTGCACGCCGACCCGACCGTGTACGGGGCGCTGCGCGCCGATGCGCCGGTCTGGATCGTCGACCCCGTCGACGGCACCCGGCAGTTCGTCGCCGGCGACCCGGCCTTCTGCACCCTGGTGGCCCTGGCCCACCGCGGGGAGATCCTCGCCTCCTGGACCTTCGCCCCGGCGCTGGACGAGCTGGCGACCGCCGTGCGCGGGCAGGGCGCGTACGTCAACGGCGAGCGGATCCACAGCGGTTCGCCGGAGCCGGGCGCTGCGCTGCGCGTCGCCATCGCCCACCCGCTCTACACCTCCGACGAGGACAAGGCGACCCTGGCCCGCCTCGACGTGCCCGGGGTCGCGGCCCGGCCCTGCGGCTCCGCCGGCCTGGAGTACCTGAAGGTGGCCCGCGGCGAGATGGACGGCCTCGCCTTCACCTGGCCCTCGGCGTGGGACCACGCCGCCGGTCTGCTGCTGGTCGCCGAGGCGGGCGGCGCGCAGAGCACCGTCGCCGGAGTCCCCTTCCGGGTGGACCGGGACAACGAGCTGCCGTTCGCCGTGGGGCGCGACGAGGCCACGGCCGTACGGATCCGCGACCTGCTCCGCGGCGCGTAG
- a CDS encoding NCS1 family nucleobase:cation symporter-1, which yields MPDHTIGATADRVELAPGEVPSDGRFANPDLLPVPVEARRWTTYNFTALWVGMAHNIPSWLLASGLVALGMDWKQAVFTIALANLIVLVPMLLTGHAGPKYGIPFPVLARASFGVRGANLAALIRAAVACAWFGIQTWIGGSGIFVLLGEIFGGWEDAGQIAGQPWPLWLCFLLFWVLELAIIYRGMEALRRFENWAAPFVIVGAFALLVWIGVKAGGFGVLLDQPSKLGWGEEFWPVFFPSLMGMIAFWSTLSLNIPDFTRFGAGQRSQILGQTLGLPTTMTLFALLSVFVTSGSEAVYGAPIWDPVQLVAKADSVFGLLYGLVTVLVATISVNIAANVVSPAYDLANLAPRLINFRRGALITGVVGVLIMPWKLTSTPELYIFTWLGLVGGLLGTVAGILIADYWLVRRTRLSLPDLYREGGPYWYTGGWNFRALAAFLVGGVLAIGGSHSAPGQGPFPEEGLIPFLKPLANYGWAVGVASSFLLYAALMTREHPDR from the coding sequence ATGCCGGACCACACGATCGGCGCCACCGCGGACCGCGTCGAGCTCGCTCCCGGCGAGGTCCCCTCCGACGGCCGTTTCGCCAACCCCGACCTGCTGCCCGTACCCGTCGAGGCCAGGCGCTGGACCACGTACAACTTCACGGCCCTGTGGGTCGGCATGGCGCACAACATCCCCTCCTGGCTGCTCGCCTCCGGGCTGGTGGCCCTGGGGATGGACTGGAAGCAGGCCGTCTTCACCATCGCGCTGGCCAACCTCATCGTGCTGGTGCCGATGCTGCTCACCGGGCATGCCGGTCCCAAGTACGGGATCCCGTTCCCGGTGCTGGCCCGGGCCTCGTTCGGGGTGCGCGGAGCCAATCTGGCCGCGCTGATCCGGGCGGCCGTGGCCTGCGCGTGGTTCGGGATCCAGACCTGGATCGGCGGGTCCGGGATCTTCGTCCTGCTCGGCGAGATCTTCGGGGGCTGGGAGGACGCGGGGCAGATCGCCGGGCAGCCCTGGCCGCTGTGGCTGTGCTTCCTCCTGTTCTGGGTCCTCGAACTCGCCATCATCTACCGGGGGATGGAGGCCCTGCGGCGCTTCGAGAACTGGGCCGCGCCCTTCGTCATCGTCGGCGCGTTCGCGCTGCTGGTGTGGATCGGGGTGAAGGCGGGCGGCTTCGGCGTGCTGCTCGACCAGCCGTCCAAGCTCGGCTGGGGCGAGGAGTTCTGGCCGGTCTTCTTCCCCTCGCTGATGGGGATGATCGCCTTCTGGTCCACGCTCTCGCTCAACATCCCGGACTTCACCCGCTTCGGCGCCGGCCAGCGCTCCCAGATCCTCGGACAGACGCTGGGGCTGCCGACGACGATGACCCTCTTCGCGCTGCTGTCGGTGTTCGTCACCTCCGGCTCGGAGGCGGTGTACGGCGCCCCGATCTGGGACCCGGTGCAGCTGGTCGCCAAGGCCGACAGCGTCTTCGGGCTGCTCTACGGCCTGGTCACGGTGCTCGTGGCGACGATCTCGGTGAACATCGCGGCGAACGTCGTCTCCCCGGCGTACGACCTGGCCAACCTGGCCCCCCGCCTGATCAACTTCCGCAGGGGTGCGCTGATCACGGGCGTGGTCGGCGTACTGATCATGCCGTGGAAGCTGACCTCCACCCCCGAGCTGTACATCTTCACCTGGCTCGGCCTGGTGGGCGGCCTGCTCGGCACGGTCGCCGGCATCCTTATCGCGGACTACTGGCTCGTGCGGCGCACCCGGCTCTCGCTGCCCGACCTGTACCGGGAGGGCGGGCCGTACTGGTACACGGGCGGCTGGAACTTCCGGGCGCTGGCGGCGTTCCTGGTCGGCGGGGTGCTGGCCATCGGCGGTTCGCACTCGGCCCCCGGCCAGGGCCCCTTCCCCGAGGAAGGCCTGATCCCCTTCCTGAAGCCCCTGGCGAACTACGGCTGGGCGGTGGGCGTGGCCTCGTCCTTCCTCCTGTACGCAGCGCTCATGACCCGGGAACACCCCGACCGCTGA
- a CDS encoding branched-chain amino acid aminotransferase, which produces MSTPPLDDRDGHIWLDGRFVPWRDARLHVLTHGLHYGGGVFEGERVYDGHVFKLTEHSQRLHDSARELGFDIPFSVAELDGATLELVARQGIGDGYVRPVAWRGSEQISVAGAGTSVHVAIAAWEWPHVFSADAKNSGIRLGTSRWRRPAPDTAPVRAKAASLYNICTLARDAADADGFDDALLLDYRGLVAEATGANIFLVTGEELHTPTADCFLAGITRATVLDLARELGIRVVERDVRPEELGGFDECFLTGTAYEVQPVRSIDAHEYRVGRTTTALQEAYTELVRATNRTAALR; this is translated from the coding sequence GTGAGCACTCCGCCTCTCGACGACCGCGACGGGCACATCTGGCTGGACGGCCGGTTCGTCCCCTGGCGGGACGCCCGCCTGCACGTGCTCACCCATGGCCTCCACTACGGCGGCGGGGTCTTCGAAGGAGAACGCGTCTACGACGGTCACGTCTTCAAGCTGACCGAGCACTCGCAGCGGCTGCACGACTCGGCGCGCGAACTGGGCTTCGACATCCCGTTCTCCGTCGCCGAGCTGGACGGGGCGACCCTCGAACTCGTCGCCCGGCAGGGCATCGGCGACGGCTACGTCCGGCCGGTGGCATGGCGGGGCAGCGAGCAGATCAGCGTGGCCGGTGCGGGAACCTCCGTCCATGTCGCGATCGCCGCCTGGGAATGGCCGCACGTCTTCTCGGCCGACGCCAAGAACAGCGGCATCCGGCTGGGGACCTCGCGCTGGCGGCGCCCGGCGCCGGACACCGCGCCCGTCCGGGCCAAAGCGGCTTCCTTGTACAACATCTGCACCCTGGCGCGGGACGCCGCCGACGCCGACGGCTTCGACGACGCGCTGCTCCTGGACTACCGCGGCCTCGTCGCGGAGGCCACGGGGGCCAACATCTTCCTCGTGACGGGGGAAGAGCTGCACACCCCGACCGCAGACTGCTTCCTCGCGGGCATCACCCGGGCGACCGTGCTGGATCTGGCGCGGGAGCTGGGAATCCGCGTCGTCGAACGTGATGTCCGCCCCGAGGAGCTCGGCGGGTTCGACGAGTGCTTCCTCACGGGCACCGCCTACGAGGTGCAGCCCGTCCGGTCGATCGACGCGCACGAGTACAGGGTGGGCAGGACGACGACCGCCTTGCAGGAGGCGTACACCGAGCTCGTTCGTGCGACGAACCGGACGGCCGCTCTCCGCTGA